In Epinephelus moara isolate mb chromosome 20, YSFRI_EMoa_1.0, whole genome shotgun sequence, the genomic stretch GGATTGCTCTGCACCTTCGTGGACAAACCCTCTTGAAATTGCTGGATGGATTGATGGAGGAAGTAGGGCACTGATTGTGCCTCCAGGGCACAATCAGGTCaatagttaaaggtccagtgttgagGATTTAAGGCGATATGTTGGCAAAAACTGAACACAATATTtacaactatgttttcatttttgtataATTACTTGAAacaagaattgttgtgtttttcttaacttagaatgagccagttatatctacatacggagcggGCCTTCTTCCACGGAGGCCGCATTGTTGTTCCACAGTAGCCCGTAaaggacaaacaaacactggctctgaaTAGGGGCATTTGCATTTCCAGGATCttgccatagactgtataaaatgatggacatagctactgtgacgtcacccattggtctATGGAGtgcagttttgaagcctctaaGTTCAGCATGTCAgtcgtcaccatcttggttttgggAGCCAGAACTGATCATATGTAGACGAGATgtgcagctgtggaggagcgagtgGTACATCTGACTCAGAGACTGTAGGGACACCTTGcactgtcactcaagcagcgctgctcttaaatatgcataacatCAAAATccacccctgtacagttgtcgtGAATAttgaaattagccatagagactgaaaccttttttgtaccaggctgtaaacatatttctgctgtaaagttgagcattttaacatgggggtctatggggattggtTCACTTCTTGAGCCAGTCTCAAGTAGACATTCAAGGAACTGGGTGGTTTTTCATCGGCtaccgtagttctcctacacacttggcataCGGGAGAAGTTTTTTTGTTGCTTGCAATCTGCAAACTCACCTCTACACtgtcctacacactagacctttaaaataCTTCAAAAAGGTGGTTTATATTACAAAGGTTTTACGTAATTGAGGACTGAGGCTGTCTGAAGGGCAGAGGCCAAAAAAAGTAGAAGGGCACCAGCTGCATGCAGTGGGGCACCAGTGCACGGCAAGTTTTCTAACATACGGGGCAGCTTATATGACATTGGACcatgttttctccattttaaGGCCACACTAAAGGCACTTTATCATGATTTCTCTAGTGGAGGGGCACCCATTTGTGCACTGTATCTCAACGACATCTGTTTCCCATCACAATGTTTCACCATCACAATGTTTGCCAGGTCACCTTATTCTAGGACCTCCCCAGAGTGGGACCATTCAGGGTTGCTCAATTTTAGTAAACATGCTTCGCAAGTAAATTGACCTGAAGGGTCAAGTGTGTCTAGGCCTTTTCGCCACCACacctttcatttaatttaatttatttatttatacaggaaAGGAATCAAAAGTAACATTCATAAGGGCACTTTATCATGTTTATACTTTTGCTGCatgattttctctgtgtggttCCAGGATACATTACAACATGCCACTGCATTTTCATATATTAATGATAAGATCAAAGGATGAACATTTTCTTAGTAGTTTCACTTCAGATGACAACTTGTGACTGTTAgtaaggaggcagaggcatttAGCCCCCACCTGCTCTGACCTGTACTTTTAAGAGGTATTGCTTGCAAAAATAGTGTCCCATGAAACCAACCATGTTCCAGCGAAGTTAGACAAAAGAATCCACCAGTGAATGCACCGTCATTTATAACAAATGTGCAGTGTTGAAGTGTAATGTGGGACTTTCAGAGTCAGAATCCTGCAGGTGCGCGGTTGTATCATGTGTTTGAATGAGACAGAATATTAATAGAGAATGGGAGTGCAGTGGGGACTCCCTTGTTTCCATGACATACGTTTTCATCTATATTTTCAGAAAAACTCTACTCAGCTTGCACCAAATGAGGCCTCGCTTCCTTTTTTCTGCCATGAGTGTTTCCTAGCTTCACTGCACAGGAAAGCATAACtgtgacatttattttcttcGCCCTCTTTGGGGAACACTTAATGTActctctgtgtgcatgtataaAGGTCACTAAGCCCACTTCTCTTTACTTGCTTCTGGGGTAAAATTGCATTTTATTGTCCAACCGTGTCCTGACCGCAGACTGCGCACGAAGAACTGAGACACAGGAAGGCTTATGCATAAGTCTGCCACTGACTGTTTAAGAAATATGGCTCATGCAACTACAGCTCAGTATACATGTGTCAGGAATAAGGAAGTGATACATGCTCTAATGGAGCGCTTCCCTTTTCATGATGACTGGAAACACTTCTCAGCCCTCGTAGAAAGTGCCCGTAGAAAGCACAGGCCACTCAGGAGGGATGTAACCTGGTCACTGACAGACCACATGCAGGGCGCACATCCTATTTCACACTTTTTTTCACAATGTAAAGGCAATATCATTAGTGTTGACTTGTCTGCAAATGGAAATATAGAATATTTTTAGGCAGAACATAGAGCAGATTATACATAcatgcagtggtggaatgtcCATTTAAAACAATGTGTCTCCAGATGTGTTAATGTTGAATGTTTGTGGTAAACTGAAgaatgaagtattcctttatgGGTTCAGAAAATTCTACTACTTCTCGAGCttaaataaactttttaaaaccccttttggatcagctggaaaatgcattgTCACAAAGCCCATAATAGGGCCTTTTCTCTGACACTATGAAAAACTTACTTTTTAGAGATATGTGGTTTTCAAGAGGGAACCACATgacaaacatatgatgatcttaCAGAATACGATGCATTGCTGTAGCTGAAACTACTCACTGATAgataaaggagttaaaattagtaaaaccttaaacatctacagcagtaaaatgcatcatacacattaatacagcagtaatattaatccaaaaacatcatatatAAACACTGACAGGGACATTTTCCTGCACAATGAATACTTTAACCAtagatactttaagtacattttgctgataatacactgctcaaaaacaaaaagggaacacttaaatcataCATCAGGTCTTGATCTTCAGGTCATgaacaaaatgacgtaacaGTGGTCAATGGTCATCAGtaagctcctggacagtctgtggtggtacttggtGGCGTCAGATGCACCAATACCTAATGTCCCATAGGTGCTGGATTGTCAGGTCAGGGGAGCAAgggggccagtcaatggcatcaacgTCTTCATCaaccaggaactgcctacaaaCTCTGACCACATGAGGCcgtgcattgtcctgcaccaggaggaacccagggcccactgcaccagcataaggtctgacaatcgctctaaggatttcatcctggtgcctaacagcagtcagggtaccattggctatgacatggaggtctgtgcaaccctccaaggatatgcctccccagaccatcaatGACCCACTGCCATAtgggtcatgctggatgatgtcataGGCAGCATAACGTTCCCCATGGCAACTCTAGACTCtgtcacgcctgtcacatgtgcttaatgtgaacctgctctcatctgtgaagagaacaggacaccagtggtggacctgccaattctggtgttctcagtcaagctgcacagtgctgggctgtgagcacaggtcccactagaggatgtCGAGGCcccatgccaccctcatggagtctgtttctgacagtttggtcagaaacatacacaccagtagcctgctggaggtcatttctCAGGACTGATCTCCTGGCATCTCATCCATGCTcctgagactgtgctgggagacacagcaaaccttcttgcaaCCACACGTATAGATGCACcctcctggaggagctggactacctgtgcaacctgattgggctgctggtactgcctcatgctaccagtagtgacaaggacactagcagaacacaaaagtagagaagaatcagtcaggaaggataaggagagagcaactgtctgtggccaccacatgtaaaaccattcccttttggggggttgtcttgcttttgcctctccattgcacctgttgtcactttcatttgcaccaaagcagctgaaactgattcacaatcacttgcactTCCTGAATGGACAGATTAATATCCCTGacgtttaactgacttggtgttatactgtgaccattaagtggtcccttaatttttttgagcagtgtatttacATAGTTTTACTTCAATAAGGTTTTGAATGCTGGACTTTAACTCGTAATAGGGTaatttcacagtgtggtattggTACTTTCACTTTGGAGGATCTGAATACTTGTTTCACTGCTGTCTACATATAACACAAGGAAGtcaactgttttgttttgagcaCATTTTCTAGTCTCCTGGCATGATGCCACAGTAGATGCCACATGTATGAATACAAGTCTTCGGAGGAGGAACTTGTATTAAGCAAGCACAATTACGGTTAAACTTTGATATTTCTGAAAGGGACATTTATAACAGGGAATTCTAGCTAAAGACTCCCCTTCctctttcatctctctctctctctctctctctctctctctctgtatcttgctatctctctctctatctctgtagaACTCACACTCAGACAGATGTACATACTTAACCACCCTCATGTATCTCTCAAGTATGTATTAGATGTGAAGCACTGCTGACTTCaggtattgtttttttttcaacttcagAAATGGTGGTTGTTTCGACACAGgagtttcagtgtgtttccaaaAACCTGCTAGGGTTCCCATAAATGGCTACGCCCTTACCTATGAATAACACTTTGTCAGACTTCAGATtaaattagtgtgtgtgtgtgtgtgtgtgtgtgtgtgtgggtgaaacTCAGAGAAAAACAATAGTTAAGAAGTGATGCATGAGTCATTCGAATTTGATCTTGTATCAGCTTCTATTGTTATACACAGTtctgtagtgtgtgtgcatcaattcaaaaaatatgtttgagaCTATTATTTATCTACATACTTCATATCCCTCCATTGGTTTTAAAGACTGTCCGTGACTCATTGTTGACTAACCAGAACACTTTTCTGGTGAAACATTCCTGAGTGTTTCCTGATGAAGTGTTGTGGTTTATTGTTCTGCTTAAGGTCCCATAGGCTTCAGCTGATACATGTTTCCTTCCAGGGGGACACAGACAGCTTTATCAGACACTGGTTCAGATGTAGCATCAGGGCAGATGCCCTTTCAAGATATAAGGGCTGTGGAAATAAACAGTCTGTGCTGAGTGAACTAGTGTGTAAcagagatttttattttcactcagCGCCCTCTGCTGTTGGCCAGgcggaggaaggagagaaaggggAAATCTGAGAGTTAGAAAGGGGGGAATGCCACACAAAGCACTGTCAGTCAGAGAAGCATGGCTAATGGAATTCTGTATTACTGCACAGTCAAATTAtgtacagaacacacacagtgtgggTTATACATGACTGACACCTCAACCACAAAGGAAGAAAATGATTATGGAGACATTGTCTGTAGGAAAGAGATGTTTCTTGGTCATGTGCTGTCTTTGCATTGTGTAATTTTCACTTTTATGAAGTACACTTAATTCAAGTTTGAAGAAAAATGGTTTGAAAACATTGTGTCTAAGTCAAAACTGGGGGAATAATATATCAAAGAAAAGTCTGGCCTTGAGTCATGTGCTGCATCTTGCTTATCTAGAAGTCAGAGATCTTCAGTCGCCCTCTGGACACCAAGGTTGGCCGATGAAAAACATCACAGGGAACTTTATGTATTGGTGAAAGAGGAAAGGAactctttttttgtgttgtacTATAATGATTTAAGAGTGACACTCATTAAATGGGTTGAGGCTTGACAAAACCTTGAAATATTCTGGCAAATAAGTGACACGAAAGTGCTTGAATTTTGCTGACTTTGACGCAAGAGCCTGGAAGAAAAGCCAAGAAGGGTCACTAAATTAGTGTTCACTCTGATTTCTCTAGTTTTACATAATaaaacacatgtttttttttggtctctgAATGAATGTTGTTGAATCTTGCCTTAAAATCTGATTGTGAAACGTGTTGCTTTATTTTTAGATCAGCACAATTTCAGCCAAGAGGAAGAGACTAACGACTAGCTGTCAGGGAAATCCCCCCTCTCCCTCAatcagacacaacacaacagttGAGCTCCAAGATGCAGTTGCCGTGTTTCGCCGCCAGAGGTCGCAAGTGTCCCATTGTTATTACACGGGCGACGGTCTTTAAGTTTCCACACACAGTGCCTCACTGCCAGAATTTGCTGGTAAGGAGACTTTTCCACATCCGAGACACATTTCAGATGTCTTCTGGCGATATTGGGCCCAACTTGTTTTGATTAAAACAAATAGTGCGACTTAAATCGGCAAGTAAACACAGATGGAGGATGTTTTATGCTGTTGGGTTAAACTGTCCAGTCAGATGTGGTGCTGAAATGCTGCATTACTGCATCTGCACTTTGAGTTGGCTTGTAAGAGTCTGTGCGGGCGCCCATGCGCGTAAAAGGAGAACAAATTTGGGctataacattaaataaaatgtttgcattCAGATGAGTTTAAGAGTTGTGTTGAATTTAACAAGACTTAACTGTCAATCAAGTTACACCAAACTGGACCTGTGGAGCACCGAGGTGAGAGGTGACTGTGTTGTGGCCCCCGGACGCCTGTATGTCATAAATAGTGTCAACCTTTACATTTAACGCGAGCTTTATAATTGCCAATTATTGTGCTCAGAGACACGCTTGCAATTTATTTAGCTGTGTAAAGCTGTAGCCTGGATACAGGAGAGAGCGTCCTTGGTATTTGTGATTGTAAAGAGCTGGAGGAGAAAGATGGCCGAGGGGGGAAAAGACTGATAATTTGAAGACTTGCCAGGGGTACATTGTCAAATTCAAAAGGCATTTCAAAGAACCAAACCATTCACTTTTTtattctctcttctttttttcccttctttctctgtcttttttttccgcCTTTCTTTCTTTTCGCACGGTTGCAGGCCGTTTGAATCGACCAATGGGCCTTCAAGTTAGAGACATTGGAATGTAAATGAGCCCAGCGCGTGCTCCCGGCGCAGTGAAAGCTCGGGATTGTTTATTGAGCTCCCGGAGCCACGCGCCTGGCCCGGGGGAGTCGGCGTGCAGAAGAATCACACAGCGGGGGCGGGGCCTCGCGACGAAGCGTGCGTCTCCAAAAAGGGGTGGGTGGGGTGTGTGTTGGGGCGCGTGTTGAAAAAGAGGAGTGCTGCCAAAGTTTGGGTCAGATCGGCTCGTGGAGTAAGCAGTCAAGAGAGACTTGGACTAGAGTTAGCCACACGGTCCCCACGCGAAGGACACGAGAGCTGTACACTGCCAACCCCTTTCCGCTCTTCTTGTCCCACTGTTAGAGGCTGCGCTCGCCCTCTGCATCCATCACTTCTGAAGAACTGTCAGCGAGATGGAAActaccaccatcaccaccacgcAGACCGCATTCACCTTTGGACTTACTGAAAGACACGCCAGCATCAGCCTGCACGCCCCGGCCCAGGACTGCGCTGTTCCCGCCGTGCACCCCAACGCCAACGGTGCCGGCtaccaaaacaaaaccaaggtGCTGAAGAGACAGCGCTCCAGCTCGCCGGAGCTCCTGCGCTGCAAGCGGCGTCTGAGCTTCAACGGCCTCGGCTACTCCATCCCTCAGCAGCAGCCCGTGGCCGTGGCCAGGCGGAACGAAAGGGAGAGGAACCGGGTCAAACAAGTCAACATGGGTTTCCAGACGCTGCGTCAGCATGTGCCCAACGGTGCCGCCAACAAGAAGATGAGCAAAGTGGAGACCCTGAGGTCTGCGGTGGAGTACATCAGAGCTTTGCAGCAACTTCTGGACGAACATGACGCCGTGTCGGCTGCTTTCCAGTGCGGGTTGCCATCCCCGACACTCTCCAACAGCTACTCCGCCGACCCGGAGTCGCCTCACTCCACCTACTCATCAGATGAAGGCGGCTATGAGCCTCTGAGCTCCGAGGAACAGGAGCTGTTGGACTTTACGACCTGGTTCGACAGGTACTGAGGCTGACAGCATCCGAGCCACACAGCAGCGTCTGTGCGTAAAAGCGGCTGACTTCTTTCAGGAACGCTGACAAAAGACTTGGTAAAGGCATCAGATCAGTCTCGCCCTCAGTGCTTGGAAGTGATCTGTTGCCACCCTCCCTCACCCGGGCTGCTTCTGCAGGAGCAAAGCAAtagtgagaaagagaaagagagagagtgtgtgtctcagagagagagagaaagagagagagagagagagagggagcctCTTGTTGCATAGCGCATGAATAGTCGCCCCGAAGTCCCCACAAGAAGGAGGGAGTTGGACTCGGTGTCACGTTGGCGCGTGGACGTAAAGAACTGTTGATGTTATGTTTGAATAAGTGCAATTAATACGTGACACAGCAGGCTCTGCAGAGACGGCGCTGCAGCTCCAGAGGACTT encodes the following:
- the ascl1b gene encoding achaete-scute homolog 1b gives rise to the protein METTTITTTQTAFTFGLTERHASISLHAPAQDCAVPAVHPNANGAGYQNKTKVLKRQRSSSPELLRCKRRLSFNGLGYSIPQQQPVAVARRNERERNRVKQVNMGFQTLRQHVPNGAANKKMSKVETLRSAVEYIRALQQLLDEHDAVSAAFQCGLPSPTLSNSYSADPESPHSTYSSDEGGYEPLSSEEQELLDFTTWFDRY